From the Thermococcus sp. 18S1 genome, one window contains:
- the arcC gene encoding carbamate kinase, whose product MKRVVIALGGNAILQRGQKGTYEEQMANVMKTARQIVDIILDGDYEVVITHGNGPQVGALLLHMDAGQAAHGIPAQPMDVAGAMTQGQIGYMIQQAIRNELKRRGIDRPVATIVTQTIVDKDDPAFQHPSKPVGPFYDEETAKKLAEEKGWVVVEDSGRGWRRVVPSPDPKGHVEAPVIVDLVEKGFIVITSGGGGVPVIEEDGQLKGVEAVIDKDLAGERLAEEVNADIFMILTDVNGAAINFGKPDERWLGEVTVEELRKYYEEGHFKKGSMGPKVLAAMRFVEWGGERAVIAALDRAVEALEGKTGTQVIKG is encoded by the coding sequence ATGAAGAGGGTTGTAATAGCCTTGGGCGGTAACGCTATTCTCCAGCGCGGTCAAAAGGGAACCTACGAGGAGCAGATGGCCAACGTCATGAAGACGGCCAGGCAGATAGTGGATATAATCCTTGACGGTGACTACGAGGTTGTAATCACCCACGGTAACGGTCCCCAGGTCGGGGCGCTCCTTCTCCACATGGACGCCGGCCAGGCCGCTCACGGCATTCCGGCCCAGCCGATGGACGTGGCCGGAGCCATGACCCAGGGACAGATAGGGTACATGATACAGCAGGCGATAAGGAACGAGCTGAAGAGACGCGGTATAGACAGGCCAGTGGCGACGATAGTCACTCAAACCATCGTTGACAAGGACGATCCGGCATTCCAGCACCCGAGCAAGCCGGTTGGGCCGTTCTACGACGAGGAGACCGCCAAAAAGCTCGCGGAGGAGAAGGGCTGGGTCGTCGTGGAGGACTCCGGCAGGGGCTGGAGGCGCGTTGTGCCGAGCCCCGATCCAAAGGGCCACGTTGAAGCGCCGGTCATAGTTGACCTCGTTGAGAAGGGCTTCATAGTGATCACCAGCGGAGGCGGTGGAGTTCCCGTCATCGAGGAGGATGGCCAGCTTAAAGGTGTAGAAGCGGTCATAGACAAGGATTTGGCGGGTGAAAGGCTCGCGGAGGAGGTAAACGCGGACATCTTCATGATCCTCACCGACGTGAACGGGGCAGCTATAAACTTCGGAAAACCCGACGAGCGCTGGCTTGGAGAGGTCACCGTCGAGGAGCTCAGGAAGTACTACGAGGAGGGGCACTTCAAGAAGGGCAGCATGGGACCGAAGGTTTTAGCTGCTATGCGCTTCGTGGAGTGGGGCGGCGAGAGGGCCGTCATAGCGGCGCTCGACAGGGCCGTTGAGGCCCTCGAAGGAAAGACCGGAACACAGGTTATAAAGGGCTGA
- a CDS encoding NAD(P)/FAD-dependent oxidoreductase, giving the protein MRAVVIGSGIGGLLTASFLAKNGYDVTVIEKSPYIGGRFTNLSYNGFGLSTGAFHMLPHGEDGPLAHLLKLLNADVQIVNSNPKGMILYGGKTFHYRDGWKYLSFTEKARATKLLLDVKRNKLPAGEEAEMSGREWIRERIGDNEFVGLFIKSFLGWADSVLDVPAGELAREIKAALRWGGPGLVKGGCRSIPEALSSIILGNGGRIITRKRAVEIDAEAKRVITADGDELNYDVLISNVGIKETVELIGRENFDREYLKRVDSLKPSEGIKYNVALKGGPRIGNTVVFTLDTERINGYNEPSSLSPELAKEGYTLIMLHHALQSRNVKAEQRKGVEDIYRIFPNLDDEGEILLVQTYLDGNPVNRVASGQTVEDFPIGDVYIVGDAYKPPGGIEVEGIALGVMRTLERLGLGSFSEWYL; this is encoded by the coding sequence ATGAGGGCAGTTGTAATAGGCTCCGGAATCGGCGGCCTTCTGACGGCCTCGTTCCTGGCCAAAAACGGTTACGATGTCACCGTCATCGAAAAGTCACCCTACATCGGCGGCCGCTTCACGAATTTAAGCTATAATGGCTTCGGCCTATCGACGGGGGCCTTCCACATGCTCCCCCACGGCGAGGACGGGCCTCTGGCTCACCTCCTCAAGCTCCTCAACGCGGACGTTCAAATCGTGAACTCAAATCCGAAGGGCATGATCCTCTACGGCGGGAAGACCTTCCACTACCGCGATGGCTGGAAGTACCTGAGCTTCACCGAGAAGGCCAGGGCAACCAAGCTCCTTCTCGACGTTAAGAGGAACAAACTTCCAGCCGGAGAAGAGGCCGAGATGAGCGGCCGCGAGTGGATAAGGGAAAGGATAGGCGACAACGAGTTCGTTGGCCTCTTCATCAAAAGCTTCCTCGGCTGGGCCGACAGCGTCTTGGACGTTCCTGCCGGAGAGCTGGCGAGGGAGATAAAGGCCGCCCTGAGGTGGGGCGGGCCGGGCTTGGTCAAGGGCGGCTGCAGGTCGATTCCCGAGGCGCTGAGTTCGATAATCCTCGGCAACGGCGGAAGGATAATCACGAGGAAGAGGGCCGTTGAAATCGACGCCGAGGCGAAGAGGGTCATCACCGCTGACGGCGACGAGTTGAATTACGACGTCCTCATTTCCAACGTCGGGATAAAGGAGACCGTCGAGCTGATCGGCAGGGAGAACTTCGACCGCGAGTACCTCAAGCGCGTCGATTCGCTGAAGCCGAGCGAGGGCATAAAGTACAACGTGGCACTCAAGGGTGGGCCGAGGATAGGCAACACCGTCGTCTTCACCCTCGACACCGAGAGGATAAACGGCTACAACGAGCCTTCATCGCTGAGCCCGGAGCTCGCCAAGGAAGGCTACACCCTGATAATGCTCCACCACGCCCTCCAGAGCAGAAACGTCAAGGCAGAGCAGAGGAAGGGGGTAGAGGACATATACCGCATCTTCCCGAACCTCGACGATGAAGGGGAAATCCTGCTCGTCCAGACCTACCTCGACGGGAATCCCGTTAACAGGGTTGCCAGCGGCCAGACCGTTGAGGACTTCCCGATAGGCGATGTCTACATCGTCGGCGATGCGTACAAGCCGCCCGGAGGAATAGAGGTCGAGGGCATCGCCCTGGGAGTCATGAGGACACTTGAGAGGCTCGGGCTGGGAAGCTTCTCAGAGTGGTACCTCTGA
- the gor gene encoding glyceraldehyde-3-phosphate:ferredoxin oxidoreductase — protein sequence MKFTILRLNLDEKKVESEELERDGVYGVIDYGIEVHESLETHGLEPYDPKNVVVMGMGPFSGSTLPGAHRLMFFFRSPLYGTLFPSAMGGAAYAFKNVGVDFVTFEGKAEKPVVVLLYNDGENVRVELHEIDLEKVVEIWRGYKGEEGVYALTQYLIDTFGDKFDFEYRIAVVGPAALNTNYGAIFSQALRKGERLVGSEDWAARGGSGSVLLRAHNVVGIIFGGKPRRRSFPGEDIGNFKTSKGIVEGVHKKPYNEIIAEKTTKYRFNPKLNTGGTFGGNYPAEGDFVPILNWGMPYIPKEERIKIHENIMKHYWEPFNEEAIKPKNWTTCGEPCPVVCKKHRRGHHVEYEPYEANGPLSGSISLRASDISVHAADAMGFDAIEFGGTAAWVLELVHRGLLKPEEVGISGKPEFTKEALLERPVEASEVNAKLVAELAHRVAFAENEIAGIIGLGKRKASVIFDERFKDRLKYGESFKDYGVFVPLGENGEMTPTMYWAIGNYIPLPIQGRYWTFYQFGVFLEPEELASKIIASALWEFWYDNIGWCRFHRGWMKPVLKALFMDAYGENVDMEEHARKQIKRLIEYAKKAGYTPVFWDSMRVIDLVSAGSEEFGNERWAEKFRIDKVGTAKEYLERVLDAYSEALGVDWRL from the coding sequence ATGAAGTTCACAATTCTCAGGCTCAATCTGGACGAGAAGAAGGTGGAGAGCGAGGAGCTGGAGAGGGATGGGGTATACGGGGTTATAGACTACGGCATAGAGGTTCACGAGAGCCTCGAAACCCACGGCCTTGAACCCTACGACCCGAAGAACGTCGTTGTCATGGGTATGGGGCCCTTCTCAGGCTCAACCCTGCCCGGGGCCCACAGGCTCATGTTCTTCTTCCGTTCCCCCCTCTACGGAACGCTCTTCCCCTCCGCAATGGGCGGTGCTGCTTACGCCTTCAAGAACGTTGGAGTGGATTTCGTTACCTTCGAGGGTAAGGCCGAGAAGCCCGTCGTGGTTCTGCTCTACAACGACGGCGAAAACGTAAGGGTGGAGCTCCACGAGATTGACCTCGAGAAGGTCGTTGAAATCTGGAGGGGCTACAAGGGGGAGGAAGGAGTCTATGCCCTCACACAGTACCTCATCGATACATTTGGCGATAAGTTCGACTTCGAATACCGCATAGCCGTTGTTGGGCCCGCCGCTCTAAACACAAACTACGGCGCGATATTCTCCCAGGCCCTGCGGAAGGGAGAGAGGCTCGTAGGCAGCGAGGACTGGGCGGCTCGCGGAGGCTCTGGAAGCGTTCTCCTCCGTGCCCACAACGTCGTCGGAATAATCTTCGGAGGAAAGCCTAGGAGGAGGAGCTTCCCGGGCGAGGACATCGGCAACTTCAAGACCTCCAAGGGCATCGTCGAGGGCGTACACAAGAAGCCGTACAACGAGATAATAGCCGAGAAGACGACCAAGTACCGCTTCAACCCCAAGCTCAACACCGGCGGAACCTTCGGCGGCAACTACCCGGCCGAAGGCGACTTCGTTCCGATACTAAACTGGGGGATGCCCTACATTCCAAAGGAGGAGCGCATAAAAATCCACGAAAACATCATGAAGCACTACTGGGAGCCTTTCAACGAAGAGGCCATAAAGCCCAAGAACTGGACGACCTGCGGCGAGCCGTGTCCGGTGGTCTGTAAGAAGCACCGCCGCGGCCACCACGTCGAGTACGAGCCCTACGAGGCCAACGGGCCGCTGAGCGGAAGCATCTCCCTAAGGGCAAGCGACATAAGCGTCCACGCCGCCGATGCAATGGGCTTCGACGCCATAGAGTTCGGTGGAACTGCAGCGTGGGTTCTTGAGCTCGTTCACCGTGGTCTGCTCAAGCCGGAGGAAGTGGGCATAAGCGGAAAGCCGGAGTTCACGAAGGAGGCACTCCTCGAGAGACCGGTGGAGGCGAGCGAGGTCAACGCCAAACTCGTGGCTGAACTGGCACACCGCGTGGCCTTCGCCGAGAACGAGATAGCAGGGATAATCGGCCTCGGCAAGAGGAAGGCCAGCGTTATCTTTGACGAGAGGTTCAAGGACAGGCTGAAGTACGGTGAGAGCTTCAAGGACTACGGCGTCTTTGTCCCGCTCGGCGAGAACGGAGAGATGACGCCGACGATGTACTGGGCCATAGGCAACTACATACCGCTCCCGATTCAGGGTCGTTACTGGACATTCTACCAGTTCGGCGTCTTCCTTGAGCCGGAGGAGCTTGCAAGCAAGATTATAGCCAGCGCCCTCTGGGAGTTCTGGTACGACAACATCGGCTGGTGCCGCTTCCACAGGGGCTGGATGAAGCCCGTCCTTAAGGCCCTCTTCATGGACGCTTACGGCGAGAACGTTGACATGGAGGAGCACGCCAGAAAGCAGATCAAGCGGCTCATAGAGTACGCCAAGAAAGCGGGCTACACACCGGTCTTCTGGGACTCGATGCGCGTTATAGACCTCGTTTCAGCGGGAAGCGAGGAGTTCGGAAACGAGCGCTGGGCCGAGAAGTTCAGAATCGACAAGGTCGGCACGGCAAAGGAGTACCTGGAGAGGGTTCTCGACGCCTACAGCGAGGCCCTCGGTGTGGACTGGAGGCTCTGA
- the fbp gene encoding fructose-1,6-bisphosphate aldolase/phosphatase: MAVGEKITLSVIKADIGGWPGHSRVHPQLVETAEEVLSKAVEDGTIIDFYVATCGDDLQLIMTHRKGVDSPEIHGLAWKAFEEATKVAKELGLYGAGQDLLKDAFSGNIRGMGPGIAEMEITLRKSEPVVTFHMDKTEPGAFNLPIFRMFADPFNTAGLVIDPNMHMGFRFEVWDIKEHKRVILSTPEEVYDLLALIGAKSRYVIKRVFPKEGHKIAKDEPVAVVSTEKLFEIAGEYIGKDDPVAIVRAQSGLPALGEVLEPFAFPHLVSGWMRGSHNGPVMPVAMHQANPTRFDGPPRVVALGWQISPEGKLVGPVDLFDDPAFDDARRKAVEIAEYMRRHGPFEPHRLPMEDMEYTTLPGVLKRLEERFEKIE, from the coding sequence ATGGCAGTTGGAGAAAAGATAACCCTCAGCGTGATCAAGGCCGACATCGGCGGCTGGCCGGGGCACTCGAGGGTGCACCCGCAGCTCGTCGAGACGGCCGAGGAAGTCCTCTCAAAGGCCGTCGAGGACGGAACAATCATCGACTTCTACGTCGCCACCTGCGGCGATGACCTTCAGCTCATCATGACACACAGGAAGGGCGTTGATAGCCCCGAGATACACGGCCTGGCATGGAAGGCCTTCGAGGAGGCCACCAAGGTCGCCAAGGAGCTCGGCCTCTACGGGGCCGGCCAGGACCTCCTCAAGGACGCCTTCAGCGGCAACATAAGGGGAATGGGTCCGGGAATAGCCGAGATGGAGATAACCCTCAGGAAGAGCGAGCCCGTTGTCACGTTCCACATGGACAAGACCGAGCCGGGAGCATTCAACCTGCCGATATTCAGGATGTTTGCCGATCCGTTCAACACCGCCGGCCTCGTCATAGACCCGAACATGCACATGGGCTTCCGCTTCGAGGTCTGGGACATAAAGGAGCACAAGCGCGTTATCCTCAGCACCCCGGAGGAAGTCTACGATCTCCTTGCCCTCATCGGCGCCAAGAGCCGCTACGTCATCAAGCGCGTCTTCCCGAAGGAGGGCCACAAGATAGCCAAGGACGAGCCGGTCGCGGTTGTGAGCACCGAGAAGCTCTTTGAGATAGCCGGCGAGTACATAGGGAAGGACGACCCCGTCGCGATAGTCCGCGCCCAGAGCGGACTGCCTGCCCTCGGTGAGGTCCTCGAGCCCTTTGCCTTCCCGCACCTCGTCAGCGGATGGATGAGGGGTTCCCACAACGGCCCGGTAATGCCCGTCGCGATGCACCAGGCCAACCCGACGAGGTTCGACGGCCCGCCGCGCGTCGTCGCCCTCGGCTGGCAGATAAGTCCGGAAGGAAAGCTCGTTGGCCCGGTTGACCTCTTCGACGACCCGGCCTTCGACGACGCCAGGCGGAAGGCCGTTGAGATCGCGGAGTACATGCGCCGGCACGGCCCGTTTGAGCCTCACAGGCTTCCGATGGAGGACATGGAGTACACCACCCTCCCTGGTGTTCTCAAGAGGCTCGAGGAGAGGTTTGAGAAGATCGAGTGA
- the lrpA gene encoding HTH-type transcriptional regulator LrpA translates to MLDERDNIIIEMLTKDARTPFTEIAKVLGISETAVRKRVKALEEAGVIKQYTVVVDPSKLGYNLVSLTGVDTLPEKIFDVAEKLREFDFVREVYLTSGDHMIMAEVWARDGEDLSDIISNKIGRLEGVTKVCPAIILEKLK, encoded by the coding sequence ATGCTTGACGAGAGAGATAACATCATAATCGAGATGCTCACCAAGGACGCCCGCACTCCGTTCACGGAGATAGCGAAGGTTCTGGGTATAAGTGAGACCGCAGTAAGGAAGCGTGTAAAGGCCCTGGAGGAGGCAGGGGTTATAAAGCAGTACACCGTCGTCGTTGACCCGTCAAAACTGGGCTACAACCTGGTCAGCCTCACGGGTGTTGACACGCTGCCCGAGAAGATATTTGACGTTGCCGAGAAGCTCAGGGAGTTCGATTTTGTGAGGGAGGTTTACCTGACCAGCGGTGATCACATGATAATGGCCGAGGTCTGGGCCAGGGATGGGGAGGACCTGTCTGACATAATCTCCAACAAGATAGGCAGGCTGGAGGGCGTCACCAAGGTCTGCCCCGCGATAATCCTGGAAAAGCTTAAGTGA
- the rlmD gene encoding 23S rRNA (uracil(1939)-C(5))-methyltransferase RlmD: MRGIVERLDHEGLGIVRVGKREIHVPFTAPGDVVEVRKWRKKKRKLTATDFEVVEPSAHRVEPVCPRFGVCGGCLLQHIPYERQVEFKAEKLSALLGMDVEVIPSPVIYGHRNRIDVVISTNGIGFRRRGTWWDAVDIEWCPVFGESSGRVLRSLREFIEDHAPSLYEIRKNEGFLRYIVIREGKFTGELMVNLVTSEGSLPESFPDYFDYADSVYWSVNRTPSDVSYGEIERFWGSEFIRERLDDVTYLIHPNSFFQTNSHQAVTLVRRVAELVDGGRVLDLYSGVGTFGIYLAKRGFSVEGIEINPFAVEMANKNAELNGVDAVFRVGQDRDVENLSEYDTVIVDPPRAGLHPKLIRKILKDKPQSIVYVSCNPKTLRANLDELAGVYSPEAVVGIDMFPHTPHVETVVKLKLGV, from the coding sequence ATGCGGGGAATCGTTGAGAGGCTCGATCATGAGGGACTGGGCATTGTACGTGTGGGGAAGAGGGAAATCCACGTCCCTTTCACCGCACCCGGCGACGTTGTTGAAGTGAGAAAATGGCGGAAGAAAAAACGAAAGCTAACCGCCACTGATTTTGAAGTCGTAGAACCTTCAGCCCATAGAGTGGAGCCGGTGTGTCCCAGATTTGGAGTCTGCGGCGGGTGCCTTCTCCAGCACATCCCCTACGAGAGACAGGTTGAGTTCAAGGCGGAGAAGCTCTCGGCCCTTCTTGGTATGGACGTCGAAGTTATTCCATCGCCCGTGATTTACGGCCACAGAAACCGCATCGATGTTGTCATTTCGACGAACGGAATTGGGTTCAGGAGGCGCGGCACGTGGTGGGACGCGGTTGACATCGAGTGGTGCCCCGTCTTCGGCGAATCCAGCGGGAGGGTTCTCCGCTCCCTGAGGGAGTTTATAGAGGACCATGCGCCCAGTCTGTACGAGATACGGAAGAACGAAGGCTTTTTGCGCTACATCGTCATCCGTGAGGGCAAGTTCACGGGCGAGCTGATGGTGAACCTCGTCACCTCCGAGGGCAGTCTCCCTGAGTCCTTCCCCGACTATTTTGACTATGCGGACTCGGTGTACTGGAGCGTGAACAGGACCCCGAGCGACGTCTCCTACGGGGAGATAGAGCGCTTCTGGGGCAGTGAGTTCATACGGGAGCGGCTCGATGACGTTACCTACCTAATCCATCCAAACAGCTTCTTCCAGACGAACAGCCATCAGGCGGTCACCCTGGTGCGCAGGGTGGCGGAGCTCGTTGACGGTGGGAGGGTTCTTGACCTGTACTCAGGAGTTGGAACCTTCGGCATCTATCTGGCCAAGAGGGGATTCTCCGTTGAGGGAATCGAGATAAATCCCTTCGCGGTGGAGATGGCGAATAAAAACGCCGAGCTCAACGGCGTTGACGCCGTGTTCAGGGTTGGGCAGGACAGGGATGTTGAAAATCTTTCGGAATACGATACCGTAATAGTTGATCCGCCAAGAGCGGGATTGCATCCCAAACTGATAAGGAAAATCTTAAAAGACAAACCGCAAAGCATCGTTTACGTCTCCTGCAATCCAAAGACCCTCAGGGCCAACCTCGATGAACTGGCAGGGGTTTACTCTCCAGAGGCTGTGGTGGGAATCGACATGTTCCCCCACACGCCCCACGTGGAGACGGTTGTCAAACTTAAACTTGGGGTTTAA
- a CDS encoding ArsR family transcriptional regulator encodes MFGRRKDAVYKILVTKKRAVALQSLSAELETPAPAVFRAVKELESDGLVEVFYGQDKAAIMVRAKTIGDYI; translated from the coding sequence ATGTTCGGCAGGCGTAAAGATGCCGTGTATAAGATACTAGTCACAAAAAAGAGGGCGGTCGCCCTCCAGAGTCTGAGCGCTGAACTCGAAACACCCGCACCCGCGGTCTTTAGGGCCGTGAAGGAGCTGGAATCCGACGGTCTCGTTGAGGTCTTCTACGGCCAAGACAAGGCCGCCATAATGGTTCGCGCCAAAACAATAGGGGACTACATCTGA
- a CDS encoding MinD/ParA family protein, translated as MVSIVITGRGGAGKTTMSANLSTYFSRRGYRSLVVDGDLYLPKLAFHFGIYNPQYNIHTLLKNPNMRVVQAVYHDPRTGVDILPGSSKLYDVINLDQKRLREIVREIGTRYRVTVIDSPVGIPFDTISTFRLAQYQLIIVEIERCPIHSVHRMIENEVVKLKSLGDAYGLKVGVILNKVRESSQSVDDIIDFLEYSVDVPVVGVIPFDHRVPEATNYGRPVIDYAPHTKASRAIAESGDILNDWIFGREKREGTLHRLYEAIISFLRSGRVPAGKKL; from the coding sequence ATGGTATCAATAGTCATCACAGGGAGGGGAGGTGCGGGAAAAACAACGATGAGCGCAAATCTGAGTACGTACTTCTCACGGAGGGGCTACCGCTCGCTCGTCGTGGACGGTGACCTGTATCTCCCAAAGCTCGCCTTTCACTTCGGGATATACAACCCCCAGTACAACATCCACACCCTTCTGAAGAATCCCAACATGAGGGTTGTTCAGGCGGTGTACCACGATCCCAGAACGGGCGTTGACATACTCCCGGGCAGCTCGAAGCTCTACGACGTCATCAACCTGGATCAGAAAAGACTGAGGGAGATAGTGAGGGAGATTGGAACCAGATACAGGGTTACCGTAATAGACTCCCCCGTCGGCATACCATTTGACACCATCTCGACCTTCCGGCTCGCCCAGTACCAGCTCATCATAGTGGAGATAGAGCGCTGCCCGATACACTCCGTCCACAGGATGATCGAAAACGAGGTCGTGAAGCTTAAATCGCTGGGGGACGCGTACGGCCTCAAGGTCGGCGTGATACTCAACAAGGTGCGGGAATCGTCCCAAAGCGTGGACGATATAATCGACTTCCTCGAGTACAGCGTGGACGTGCCCGTGGTCGGCGTCATACCCTTCGATCACAGGGTTCCCGAGGCGACGAACTACGGAAGGCCGGTCATCGACTACGCGCCCCACACCAAGGCATCGCGGGCGATAGCCGAGAGCGGCGACATCCTGAACGACTGGATATTCGGAAGGGAGAAAAGAGAAGGTACACTCCACAGGCTCTACGAGGCGATAATCTCATTCCTCCGCTCCGGTCGAGTTCCTGCGGGCAAAAAGCTCTGA
- the pyrE gene encoding orotate phosphoribosyltransferase, with amino-acid sequence MKGQLIDMFFSEEAILFGRFVLTSGRESDYYINVKKLSTNPGALRIIARLMAEKARALGIEFDRVAGPELGAVPIATALSLETGKPLVIVRKKPKGHGTGSQIEGEVKPGEKILLVEDVTTTGGSVLKAAEVLEKAGAEIVAISVVVDREEGAGERIGKKYRFMPLVTVSELFARRNSTGAEE; translated from the coding sequence ATGAAAGGCCAGCTCATCGACATGTTCTTCTCCGAGGAAGCCATACTCTTCGGCCGCTTCGTCCTCACCTCCGGCAGGGAGAGCGACTACTACATCAACGTCAAAAAGCTCTCCACGAATCCCGGGGCGCTGAGGATAATCGCGAGGCTGATGGCTGAGAAGGCCAGAGCGCTTGGCATAGAGTTCGACCGCGTCGCCGGCCCGGAGCTTGGAGCCGTGCCGATAGCGACGGCCCTATCTCTGGAAACCGGAAAGCCCCTCGTCATAGTCCGCAAGAAGCCCAAGGGGCACGGCACGGGGAGCCAGATCGAGGGAGAGGTAAAGCCCGGCGAGAAGATTCTCCTGGTCGAGGACGTGACGACCACCGGCGGGAGCGTTCTGAAAGCCGCTGAGGTTCTGGAGAAGGCTGGAGCTGAGATAGTCGCCATAAGCGTGGTTGTTGACAGGGAAGAGGGGGCAGGCGAGAGGATAGGGAAGAAGTACAGGTTTATGCCCCTTGTCACGGTTTCAGAGCTTTTTGCCCGCAGGAACTCGACCGGAGCGGAGGAATGA
- a CDS encoding PrsW family glutamic-type intramembrane protease yields the protein MLTPEKVIEYYFGIITVVGGLSVLLAVKYTLRRWRSFPESGWKVQSFALGILGLVVASFLEAPLLFLNTWIALAFAAGIIEESVKLLPLKFFGHSPEWERWKLVIGAGLFLGVVEGIMYTAGIFALNQEPYLVAVRIVLMGLHTIWAAISVGFLLGERGWKRFTGLAFSMIAHALYDLPSLAMVDGYSGTVVAYLAGLSTGFLLVTPLMAKKAAEMAGRLVPEEDEESSEVQENIEETGENEVTSWP from the coding sequence ATGCTCACGCCGGAAAAAGTCATCGAGTACTACTTCGGAATCATAACCGTAGTTGGCGGTCTCTCCGTTCTGCTGGCGGTCAAGTACACCCTCCGGAGATGGCGCTCCTTCCCGGAGAGCGGCTGGAAGGTTCAATCCTTCGCCCTCGGCATCCTCGGTCTGGTCGTGGCATCGTTCCTTGAGGCGCCCCTCCTGTTCCTCAATACGTGGATTGCGCTGGCCTTCGCGGCGGGGATAATCGAGGAGTCGGTGAAGCTCCTGCCCCTGAAGTTCTTCGGACACTCACCGGAATGGGAGAGGTGGAAGCTGGTCATCGGAGCGGGCCTCTTCCTGGGCGTTGTGGAGGGAATAATGTACACCGCGGGAATCTTCGCCCTGAACCAAGAACCGTACCTGGTGGCCGTTAGAATAGTGCTTATGGGACTGCACACCATATGGGCGGCCATTTCAGTCGGCTTCCTGCTCGGTGAGAGGGGATGGAAACGCTTCACGGGACTGGCCTTCTCGATGATAGCGCATGCCCTCTACGACCTCCCCTCCCTGGCGATGGTGGACGGCTACTCCGGAACCGTTGTGGCGTATCTGGCCGGACTCTCAACGGGCTTCCTTCTCGTGACACCGCTGATGGCAAAGAAGGCCGCCGAGATGGCCGGGAGACTGGTTCCAGAGGAAGACGAAGAATCCAGCGAAGTTCAGGAAAACATTGAAGAAACGGGAGAAAACGAAGTCACCTCTTGGCCTTAA